Proteins found in one Triticum urartu cultivar G1812 chromosome 4, Tu2.1, whole genome shotgun sequence genomic segment:
- the LOC125554871 gene encoding katanin p80 WD40 repeat-containing subunit B1 homolog KTN80.3-like, whose amino-acid sequence MDKVDVGSKDTESNDLTCQIFLPRRNGAVQTVIPEETHEDVKHGSVYRSGFSGSAESNTSHWNDNYVPRMRKPRDNCYIEVSRAGRTRSIVSNWEGRDQSPSHEEPTTSNSALGAPRGRIYSSRGSTQAAETNIVTSEKDVLSVLIEEHDLFLSSTRSRLTKLQILHQMWQRNDIRGVFSALKKMTDHVVCADMASVMMEKSEAIALDLCTTTLPILADILESKTDR is encoded by the exons ATGGACAAAGTTGATGTGGGAAGCAAAGATACTGAAAGTAACGACCTTACTTGTCAAATATTTCTTCCTCGGAGGAATGGTGCTGTTCAAACAGTGATTCCCGAAGAAACTCATGAAGACGTAAAACATGGTTCAGTTTACAGGTCGGGATTTTCAGGTTCAGCAGAATCAAATACGAGCCACTGGAATGATAATT ATGTTCCTAGAATGCGTAAGCCAAGAGATAACTGCTACATTGAAGTTTCAAGAGCAG GAAGAACAAGATCAATTGTTTCTAATTGGGAAGGCAGGGATCAGTCCCCAAGTCACGAAGAACCAACAACAAGCAATTCAGCGTTGGGGGCTCCTAGAGGCCGAATATATTCATCT AGAGGAAGCACTCAAGCAGCTGAAACTAATATCGTAACTAGCGAGAAGGATGTTTTATCTGTTCTAATCGAAGAGCATGATCTATTTTTGAGTTCAACACGGTCACGGCTGACAAAATTGCAG ATTCTGCACCAAATGTGGCAAAGAAATGACATCAGGGGTGTTTTCTCAGCGCTCAAGAAGATGACTGATCATGTT GTATGTGCTGATATGGCAAGTGTTATGATGGAGAAAAGCGAAGCCATCGCACTAGATTTATGTACCACTACCCTGCCTATCCTTGCTGACATTCTGGAGAGTAAAACTGACAGGTAG